A stretch of DNA from Yoonia sp. G8-12:
CCAAACAGGGCGAAGGCCGCAACGCACGCCAGCATGAGCAGCGAGACAACGGCGGCGCGGTTGCGGAAAAAACGCGTGCGTGCATCGGCCCACAGGGACCTGCCTTTGACCTCGGCCAGCTGCATCTGGTCTGCGACGCCTTCGACGGCGGCTCTGTTGGGAAACATCTGTCAGGCCCCCTTAATAGCGGATCTTGGGGTCGATCCATGCATAAAGGATATCGACCACAAGATTGAACATAATTGTCAGGGCGCCCACCAGAATGGTGATGCCCATGATGACGGAATAGTCGCGATTGAAGGCAGAGTTCACGAAGAACTGGCCAATGCCGCCGGTGGAAAAGAACACATCAATGATGACCGAACCGGTGATCATGCCCACAAAAGCAGGCCCAAGATAGGACAGCACGGGCAGGATCGTCGGTTTCATCGCATGTTTCCAGATGACGCGGCGCATCGGCAACCCCTTGGCTTGGGCGGTGCGGATGAAGTTGGTGTTGAGCACCTCAAGCATCGAGGACCGTGTGATCCGCGCAATCGAGGCCATGTAAGAGGTCGAAAGCGCGATTACTGGCATGATCAGGAATTGCCACTGCCCGCCGTTCCAGCCGCCACCGGGCAGCCAGCCAAGCCAGAGGGTGAAGATCAAAAGCAGGATTGGTGCCATCACAAAGTTTGGTAGCACCTGCGCCCCGATAGAGATGCCAACCGCAAAGTAATCAATCCAGGTGTTTTGCTTGATGGCCGCAGCAATGCCGAGAGAGACGCCGACAGTCACCGCAACAACAAAGGACCAAAAGCCGTATGTCAACGTGACAGGAAAACCCTGCGCGATAATATCGTTGACCGAGCGGTCTTTGTATTGAAACGACGGCCCGAAATCGAACTGGGTAACGACACTGACAACATAGTTGAGGATTTGTTTCCAAAACGGCTGATCCAGCCCGTATTTCGCTTCGATATTGGCAAGCACTTCGGGCGGCAGGGGCCTTTCGGAATTGAAGGGGCCGCCGGGGGCTGCGTACATCAGGATGAACGACAAAACGACCAGTATCAAAAGGGTCGGGATGGCCACGGCAAGGCGACGTACAACAAAGCTCAGCATGTGTCAGGTATCCTAACAGAACGGGAAAGCCGCGCCCCGTCTGCGGGGGCGCGGCCGATCACAAGGTGTGATTACTCGGCGATCTTGTAGAGATCTTTGGAGTACCAGTTCTGTTCAAAGTTCTCGTAGGGCCAACCTTGGAGGTCTTCCGCAAACATGTCGACTGCGGCGTAGTGGTAGATTGGAATGATCGGCGTATCCTGCGCGATGAATTCCTCGACGCGGTCATAGTTTGCCTGCGGGTTCTCAGATGTTTTGGCTTCTGCCAACAACGCGTCAACTTCGGGGTTCATGTATTTGCTGTCGTTGTAGCCCGAGCCGGAGTCCATCAGATCAAGGAAGGTCGAGGCTTCGTTGTAGTCTGCACACCACCCACCGCGGGCCACGTCGAAATCACCGTTGGAGCGGGCTTCAAGGAAGGTCTGCCATTCTTGGTTGGCGAGCGTGGTTTCAACACCCAATGTCTGCTTCCACATCTGGCTGATCGCAATGGCCACAGCGCGGTGGGATTCGTCGGTATTGTAGACCAGATCAATGCTGAGCGGATTGTCAGAGCCATAGCCGGCTTCGGCCAGCAGCTCTTGCGCCATTGTGTTGCGGTCGGCCTGGGTCATGTCCGCCATCGGGATGTTTGGTGTTTCAAAACCTGCAGTCGCCCAATGGGTGAAGGTGTAGGCGGGTTTCTGACCACCGGCGAGGACGTTCTCGACGATGATATTGCGGTCAACGGCAAGGCTAAGCGCTTTGCGGACGTTGGGATCCTGCAATTCCTCTGGGGCCCCGTCGCGCAGATTGAACATGTAGTAGTACGAACAGGCCTGCGGGACCGAAACCGCCTGATCGGGGTATTCGGCAGACAGCCGCGGGAACTGACCTGCGGGCACGTCCGTGCGGTCCAATTCACCTGCCAGATAACGGGTGAGGGCCACGTTCTCATCTGGAATGACCAGTTTTGTCACGCGTTCGAGGATGGTGTTTTCATTGTCCCAGTACATCGGATTGCGTTCCCGGACGAGCCGTTCCTGTGGCACGAATTCGGTCAACACATAGGCACCGTTTGACACCATGTTTTCCGGTAGAACCCAGTCGCTGCCGTGCGCTTCGATCGTGGCCTGATGCACGGGGAAAGTTGTGCCATGCGTGACCATTTGCGGGAAATAAGGCAGGGGCTGTGTCAGGCGCACCTCAAGCGTTGTGTCGTTGACGGCGGTCACGCCCAGTTCGGAGGGCGCCATGTCGCCTGCGATGACGTCGCCGCCATTCTCGATCGACATCAGGTCGATGTACCAGCTATAGGGCGATGCCAGTTCAGGCGATGCCGCACGCTGCCAGGCATAAACAAAGTCACCGGCGGTGACCGGATCGCCGTTCGACCACTTTGCATTGTCGCGCAGGGTGAAGGTGTAGATCAGACCATCATCGCTAACCGTGTGGCTGACAGCGACACCGGGGATCAGGTTGCCTGCGGCGTCTTGATTGTAGAGACCTTCGAACAGGTCACGTACCACATCGGCGCCATCCACGTCTTCAACAAGACCCGGGTCAATCGACGGGCTTTCGTCGCCCACGCGGTAGGTAAATGACTGATCAGAGGCGAGCGCTTCGCCTGTGACAGGGTGGGTGGCGTGGGCGTCTGCGTAAAGCGCGCCGGTTGTGGCAATCAGCAGTGCAGAGGTGGTTGCCAGAAGTTTGGTTTTCAGTGTCATGAGATATCTCCTTGTGGATGTAATCATTGACGAGTGAGCGCAACTGGTGCGCCGCTGATGCCATCTTTTGACGCCTCTTGCAAAATGACAAGGTTATTCGGCGGTTGACCCGACGACAGTGCGATCTAATTTCAAAGCCAAGTTTGGTGGGAAAAAAATAGCCTGTACGCGAGACTTATCACGCAATTTTTGAGGTAGCACCGTGAGGCAAGTGGCAATAATTCGCACAGGTTTTGCTGTAAATCATACTCGCGCAATACAGTTTGCAGCTCCATTGGGCCCCATCAATGGTATGGTGAAGATATGAATGAACTTTCCCTTGTTGCACGCGATGCCTTGCCTGATGCCTTGCGCGTTCTCTTGGCCGAATACCCGCGTGAAGGTTGGGAAGCCGACCCCGGTTTTGACGGCTTGATTCGCTTCTGGCTGGATCGTCATTTGATGTTCCGCAGGCTGCTGGGTGAACTTCGCAGCGGCACAGAGGCGCTTTTGGATCGCAAGATTGAGGTGGATCGCTTTGCCGGTCTTACGTCGCGCTATGGTGGTATGCTGGTAAACGGGTTGCACGAGCACCACACGATTGAGGATGCGCATTATTTCCCGAAACTGGTGACGAAAGACGCCCGTATCGCGAAAGGTTTTGCGATTCTGGACAAGGATCATCACGATCTGGATGAGTTTTTGGCGGATTTTGTCGGTCGCGCGAACGAGGTGCTGGGTCTGACCGCGAAACGCAACAAGCTGCAAACAGCGGCAGGGCATTTTCAAACCGAGTTGACCAAACTGGAAGGCCTGCTGGATCGCCACTTGATCGACGAAGAAGAGCTGATCGTGCCGGTGATCCTGCGCTACGGTTCACGCGATCTGGGGTAGATTATCGCAGGCGGAAGGACGCAGAATCGCCCGCGCCCTGATCGACGGTAAAGCGCAGGCGATCATCGCCGCGTGCTTCGACCAATTGACAGTTATAGGGGATAGGATCACCGCCCCAGCTGAGCTCCCGGCAGAAATAGCCATCTTCCCATGTCCAGTTACCGACGATGTCCCACCCGATGGCCGATCCGTCGATTTGCCCGTTAGGTGACACGCTGAGGCTGACCCCGTAGAAGAAATTGCTAAGTTCACGTCCTTCGACAAGGGACACGAAAGTTGCTTGGTCTTTGACGGGTACATAGCTGTCGGCCACGGCGGGCGCCGCGGCAGTTGCCAACACCAAAGATAAGATCACAGATTTCATCAGGCCCTCCACTTTTTGTAGAACATCTTTTATACGTGGCACCGTGCGATTTGGTTCACTTTGAGGTGTGGGCGACGGACCGTATGGGCAGAGCGGACCTTCGTACGGAGTGCAGCGAATGGTTGCTGTGAGCCCATAGCTCCTGATTGCTGTGTCGCAGCGAACGTGCGCTATCGCGATAACGCCAAAAACCATCAACAACAGGTTTAATTTTGAACGACGTTCACATCAACGTCAAAACAGAAGATTATTCAGCGTTCCAAAAACGAGGGTTCTTGGTGCGTGCTGGAAAGGTCAACTTTGTAGAGCAAGTGACCTTGTCAGGTCCATTGCATCCTCGAAATACCAAAGGTAGCGTTTTCCACTAAGCGTATGAACTGTGGCGCATTGTTATCAAGAAGGTGAATATCTAATGAGATTGCATTTCTTACTCATAGCCGCAGCGTGTTCAATATTTTTGGCCATACCCGGACACGCTGAAATTCGTTCGATCTCTGGTTCGGATGTTCCGGAGTTTACGGTAGCCGTAGAAAGCTGGTTAAATGGCGATGATTTAGAAGCACTGGAGGCATTGGCTGCGTTGTCGCGTGATGGAAATCCTGCAGCGCAGATTCTGTTGGCTGGCATCGCTACGAGAGGACACTTTCATACCCACGTTACGTCGCAACTAGAGCGCACTGAGCGCGTCGCACTACTTCGTGTACCCGGAGGGCTGTCAGGGAAGTCTTGGCTGACGATAGCAGAGAATACCGAACCGTTGGCGACGGCGTTACTTCAAGTCACCAGAATAGGGGAGAAAGCCGCAGCAATTTCGGCACTCATTAGTTTTGGCGAAACCGGCGAGGCATTGCTTGCCGCTCAGTCTATGCTGTATCAAGGTGAAGCGACTGCATTAATCGAAGTGCTCCAAGGCATGGATGCGGAGCTAACGCCGGAGGCTGATGTCCTGTTGCTTTGGGCTCTTTTCCAGTCAGAAAGTGAAGATTCAGGCCGGTATGTTGGTTCGGCGCGCATCGCATCAAGAGTTTTTGGGAATGACAGCCTGGAGCTTTCGGAAATGGCATGGGTAGCTCCAACGCCAGTCGAAATTCTCGAAGACACCGAACGCCGCAACGATGTCATTCGATTAAGCGATCAAGTTATCTCATGGACACCATTGAACCGATATTGTGATCAACACTGCCCATCAAGCGCCGGATCATGCAAAGCCGTGGGCGCAAGCCTGCTTTCAGCGGTAGGCCCGTTCGCCATGCGGAGCCCGCGTATGAGTATTATCAGCAATGAAAGATATTGGAATAGTTCCCGTGCTGAAGCGGATCTTGCCCGCAACATTGTTGATCTGAGCCGATATCAAGAAGACACTTTTGATTCCGTCGATGCATGCTTCATGGACGCCATGAGCGAGATGCAGGCTGAACACGGTTACCGCCAATAGCTGCCTGAAAACCATATCTTGTCGTTTTCGACGACAGCATCCAAAGATAGCTCTGCCGCGGTCCAGTACTGTTCCAAAAACAACCGTTATTTGTACAGCTCGCCAAACCGGCCCATGGTGCGCCTGCCGCGAAGGTCGGCCGGCGCCGCCTTACCTCTCTTCTATTGCCGTGATCATATCCACGCGGGTGGCGTGGCGGCCGCCTTCGAAATCGGCGTTCAAAAAGGCGTCAACGATATCAAGTGCGAGTGCGTCTCCGATGACGCGCGCGCCCAGTGACAGCAAGTTGGCGTCGTTGTGCTGCCGGATCATGCGCGCAGAGAATGCGTCGGAACACACGCCGCAGCGCACGCCTTTGACCTTGTTGGCGGCCATCATGATGCCTTGGCCGGTGCCGCACAGGATAATCCCCAGCGCGCAGTCGCTAGAGGCCACGCGCCGTGCGGCAGCCTCGCCGTGTTGCGGATAAGGCGTGCTTTCGGGGGTAGTCGGGCCAATATCGACGACCTCCCATCCCTGCGCCTTGATATGGTCGGCGATGGTCTGGCGCATGCCTATGGCAGCGTGATCAGAGGAAAGCACAATGCGTTTGTTGGTCATGGAAGATTTGCCTTTTGCTGTCGGTTAGATGCCCAGAACGTCCATCATGTCATATTCGCCGGGGGCTTTGTCTTGGCCCCAAAGGGCCGCTTTCAGTGCGCCACGGGCAAAAATCGCGCGGTCTGTCGCGATGTGCCGCAGCACGATCCGTTCGCCAGCGGCGGCAAACAGCACGTCATGCTCGCCCACGATATCGCCGCCACGAATGGCGCTAAAGCCGATGTCGCCGCGTTGCCGCGCACCTGTGATCCCGTCGCGCCCGCTGTCGCGGACGTCGCTCAGCGTAACACCGCGCCCCTCAGCGGCAGCCTCGCCCAGCATGAGGGCCGTGCCAGAGGGGGCGTCGACCTTTTGATTGTGGTGCGCTTCGATGATTTCGATGTCAAAATCTTCGTCGAGTGCGGCTGCGACCTTTTTGGTCAATTGCACCAGAAGGTTCACACCCAATGACATGTTCCCTGCCCGCACGATAACCGCATGGCGGGAGGCCGCGTTGATTGCTTTCAGATCGTCCTCGGACAACCCTGTCGTGCCGATCACATGGACCGCGCGCGCCTGTGCCGCCAGACCTGCAAAGCCGACGGTGGCGGCGGGGGCTGTGAAATCAATGACAGCTTGGGCCTTGGCGAACACCTCGACCGCATCGTCCGTGACGGCAACGCCCACAGGCTGGCCGCCGGTGGCGGTGCCGATGTCCTGACCGATCCAGTCATGGCCGGGCCGCTCCAACACGCCGACAAGGCGGCATTTGTCCGAGGCCAGCACTGTTTTGATCAACATTTGGCCCATACGGCCCGATGCGCCTGTGATCACGATGCCTGGAGTGTCTGTCATGGTACGTTTCCTTTATCCGTGCCCTGTCTTAGCGGCGGATTGCCATGGACGCAAAGGCTTGCTTGGCAATGGCGCGATCAAGGATTACATGAGGGCCATGGCAAAGAATGCAAACAGAGACGGCAAGGCCCCCACGCAGCGCATGTTGCGCGTGGGCGAGGTGATCCGCCGCACACTATCCGAGGTCCTGCAACGTGGTGACGTGCATGACGATGAACTGGCGCGTATGTCCATTACGGTGGGCGAGGTGCGCATGACATCCGATCTGCGGATTGCGACCGCCTTTGTGTTGCCCCTTGGCGGGCAGGGCAAGGAAGAAGCGCTTGAGGCGCTGCGCCGCAACAAGCACGAAATCCGGCATTTGGTTGTTAAAGGGGGTACGATGAAATTCGCGCCCGAGCTGCGTTTTGAGATCGACGGCACCTTTGACCAGATTGACGCGACACGCGCGCTCTTGGCCGAGGATCACGTGCGTCAGGATCTGGACGACTGATGCGCTGGCTTGCTGTGGCGTTGCTCTTTTGGGCGCTGCCGGCAGCGGCGGTGACCTGCGAGGATGTCAGCTATGCCGGCAACAGTTATACAGTCTGCACCGTGGATGCGGCGCAAGAGGACCTGCGGTTGTTTCACAAGGATGCCGATGGTGCCGTGATCGGCAGTTTTGGCGCGATTGAGGCCTTGCCCGACGTCGGCAGTCTTGCTTTTGCGATGAATGCAGGGATGTACCACGATGACCGCTCGCCTGTGGGTCATTATCTTGAGGGCGGTGTTGAGGTGATGCGGGTAATCCCGAATGCAGGCCCCGGCAATTTCGGTCTGCTGCCCAATGGGGTGCTTTGCATTACTGATACCACGGCGCAGGTTTTCGAGACCCTTACCTATGTCGCAAAGGCCCCCGCCTGTCGTGACGCCACGCAATCAGGCCCGATGTTGGTGATTGATGGCGCACTTCATCCGCGTTTTCTGCCTGATAGTACATCGCGCTTTATCCGGAATGGTGTCGGAACATCCGCCGATGGTACTCAAGCGGTTTTCGCGATTTCCAATACCAGCGTCACGTTTCACGAATTTGGCAGCTTCTTCAAAGACTACCTCGCGCTGCCCAACGCCCTTTATTTCGACGGTAAAGTGTCGCGTCTCTATTCTCGTGCCCAAGGGCGCAGCGATTTCGGGTTTCAATTGGGACCGATGGTTGCTGTGATCGAGTAGTGTGAGTGTAACCCGCCTTACCAGTCGCACAGATCCATAACATATTGCAGGTTCGGGCTTTGCGGCAATGATCTGGCCTCATCCGCTGTGAACCAGCCCGCATCAAGCGCATCATCCGCCGCGATTGCTGTGCCGTTTTCATAGGTACAGACCACTACCGCCAAAAGGTAGTGGAACAGCACGGCACCGTCCGCGTCGTGTGTGATGACATCGAGGTTGGTCAGGTAGCCCTGTGCCGTAGCTGTCACGCCGGTTTCTTCTGCCAATTCACGTACCGCTGCGTCGCGCGCCGTTTCCCCCAGTTCCACATGACCGCCCGGGAACCCCCACGTATTGGCGTTGGGTTCTTTCTTGCGCTGCACCAAAAGGAACCGACCTTCATGTCGAACAACAGCGATGGCGCCAAGTTTGGGGTGCATCAAAGTCCTGCGATTTTTGCAGCCATGGCGTGGCCTAACGTGATGTGATCCTGCGCATCTAAATGCAGCCCATCAACAGGGCTAGGCTTGATATGCATGCCCGCATCCAGAAACGGCAGCCCCCAGTGATCGGCCAGTTGTGCTATTGCAAAAGGCAGATCGCGGGCTTTCGTATTCGCACCCAAAAGCCCGTCACGAAACGTCCCTTGTTCAAGCACCAGCGCGGGGGCTACCAGCAGAATATCAAAACCCTTGTGCCGCAATTGGTACGGTTCGGAGCGGGCGATGCCCAAAAGTCCGGCAAGTCCGGCGACCACCTGATCCACGCTTGCGCCGTGATGTGTCTTGAGGTCGTTGGTTCCCAGCATGATCACCAAAAGATCAATAGGGCCTTGGCTTTCCAGCGCGATCCGTAGACCGATCTGGCCATCCATATGGGGACCCATGACCGGGTCTGCCCTGCACGTCGTGCGTCCGGGCAACCCGTCTTCGATCAAAACCCACTCAGGGCCGAGGTCCGAGAGCATAACAGTAGGCCAGCGCGTATCAGCACCAAAACGCTGGAATTCGCCGGGGGCATGCGCAGGCGGCATGCCATAGGTGTTGCTGTCGCCGAATGTAAGAACGGTTTTTGTCATGCATCTACGGTAAGTGCGGGACGTGCGTTGGTAAAGCGGCATTGCCCCCTTGGACTTACGGCGAAGAGCGCACATATAGGGGGTAACATAATGTTGAAGGAGACAGGCCATGCTGGAATTGGACGCAAATGCAAATGCGAATGCCCCTGCTGATCTGATCAAGGACGGAACGGACGCGAGCTTTGTCAAAGACGTGATTGAGGCGTCGCAGACAGTGCCGGTGATCGTGGATTTTTGGGCACCTTGGTGTGGTCCTTGCAAAACGCTTGGCCCTGCGATCGAAGCGGCGGTCACCAATGCGAAAGGCCGCGTCAAGCTGGTCAAGATCGACGTGGATGCGCACCAGGCCTATGCGGGCCAGTTGCAGGTGCAGTCGATCCCGACCGTCTATGCCTTTTACCAAGGAAAGCCGGTGGACGGGTTCCAAGGCGCTTTGCCGCCATCGGAAATCAATGCCTTTGTGGACAAGATCGCAGCCCTTGCCGGCGATCCCGAGGCAGAGGACCTTAGCGCCGCGATTGAGGCCGCCGAGCAGATGTTGCAGGAAGGGGCGGCTGCGGACGCTGCCGAGACTTTTGCCGCGATCCTGCAAGAAGAGCCGAACAATGCGCCCGCCTACGCAGGGCTTGTGCGGTCGTATCTGGCGTTGGACGATATTGATCAGGCCGAGGCCATCTTGAACGGTGCACCAGCCGAGATTTCTACCGATCCGCTGCTCGAGGCGGTCCACGCGCAGATCACACTGGCGCGCGAGGCGGCGAACGCTGGGCCTGTAGCGGAATTGCAGGCGGCTGTCGATGCGGATCCCGACAATCATCAGGCGCGGTTTGATCTGGCAACGGCACAGCATGCCAATGGTCAGGTTGAAGAGGCCGTGACTACTTTGCTTGAGTTGTTTCGCCGTGACCGCGAGTGGAATGACGGAGCCGCCAAGACCCAGCTTTTCAAGTTATTTGACGCGCATGATGCAAAAGATCCCATTGTGCTGAACGGGCGGCGCAAGCTTTCGTCAATGATATTTGCCTGAACACAGCTTTGGCCTAGGTTATTCGTTATGACATCATCCAATGACCTACCAGACATCATCCCTGTGTTTCCGCTACCGGGCGCGCTGCTTTTGCCGCGTGCGCGCTTGCCGCTGCACCTGTTTGAACCGCGCTATCTGGCGATGCTGGAGGATGTGCTGAAAACCCCAACGCGGTTGATCGGGATGGTCCAGCCTTATGACGCGCCGGGCAAAGATGGCAAACTGCACAGTATTGGCTGCTCTGGTCGTGTGACGGCGTTCTCTGAAACCGAGGATGGGCGGTATATGATCACCATGTCCGGAATGTCACGTTTCCGCATTATTGAGGAAGTGGAAGGATTTACCCCATACCGCCGCTGCAAGGTGAGCTGGCAGGGGTTCGGCCGTGATCTTGGACCTGTCGAAAGAGATGACAGTTTCGACCGTGACGCCTTCATGGAGGCATTGGGCCGCTATCTGGTGGATCAGGGGCTGTCAACTGATTGGGAAAGCTTGGGCGAAGCAGAAGACGAGTTGTTGATTAATTCACTGTCGATGCTTTGTCCCTTTGCACCAGAGGACAAGCAGGCCCTGCTTGAGGCGCCATCCTTGACCACGCGGCGTGAAACGCTCATGACTTTGATCGAATTCGCTTTGCGTGGCGGATCCGGCGAAGAGGTGATGCAATGAGTGGAACAGCATTTGACCCCAAGATGCTTGAGGCGTTGGTGTGTCCTTTGACGCAAGAGACGCTGCGGTATGACGCAGAAAAGCAAGAGCTTGTTAGCAAAGCAGGCAAGGTTGCCTTCCCGATCCGCAATGGAATTCCGGTGATGCTGGTTGACGAAGCGCGTCCGCTCGAGACGTAGCCGGACGGTTGCTGCGCTGGGTTTCGTTGAGGTAAGTGAACCTAGATGATTTTTAGCTAGATTGCTGGTTCAAAAGGCCGGATTTACCGGATCTTTGAAACGGGTAAATTCAGTCTTGGACGTGCATAATCTGATCGAGATGGGCGGCTTAGCTGCGCTGCGCGGCAGCGTGTTCTTCGGATTTATTTTGTTGCGGCGCATTTGACCAAAGCACACCGGCGACAAAGCCAGTCATACCACCCAGGATATATGCCAGTATTGCCAGCAACACACCTGCGCCCGAAAGCAAAGCCACAGCTGCCGCAATAATGCCAGATGCTATTCCGAGTATGATATACACAATGAACATCAGTGGCTCTTTCCTGCTTGGTCGATCTCTTGCTTCAGTTTCCACGAGCCTATGCACGCTTCGTGTCAAAACTTTGTTCGAATTCAAACCAGTTTGTACGGTAAATCCTAAGATACTCTTAACGCCACACTGCCCAATCATTGGACCGGGCGATTGAAGGCGCTGGATACAGGACGCAGGTTGGCATTGCCAAGCGAGCCTGAGCCGCTGGCCAATAAAGAGCAGAAATCAGCCGAAAGACTTATGGTCGCCAGGAGAATGGCCGCTCAAGTGTCAGGAAAATAGAGGTGCTATTGGTACGCACGCCGTCATCCTCGCGGAAATCAGCACTGGCGCCGACGTTCATCTGCCAAACTTCAGTGATGCTGTAACCGTAACTTGCCGAGAGGCTGCCAGTCGCGAAAACATCGCCTCCGTCAGGATCACTCGCTTGGCCGAAATCAAATCCAACCTGCATGCTACTGACAGGGCTCAGCTCTTGCAGATAGGTCGCGCTGAATGTCGTTGTGGCGCGGTCATCGCCTGGTGCAAGGCTGTGGTCGGCACTCAGGTCAATCTGCGCAGATGGCAGCGGATAACTGAACGCAATCCGTCCGGTCAACCGCGGGTCGCCAAATTCATCCTCGACCACTCCCAATGCGCCACTCAGGCTGCCATTGGGCAGCGCATAGTCGCGTGAGATGGAAGCGGCCCAGAAAATTTCATCCTCTTCATCGCGCGAAACGCTGATGCCTGTTGTGAGGTCGCCAAGAGGGCGCGCAAAGCTGAGCTCACCTGACAGCGTTGTCGTGTGGGTTATCGGGCTGCCGACGTCTTTCGTTTGCGAGTAAGAGAGTGCGATGTTGCTGGTGATGACTTCATTGACGTTCAGTCGCAGTCCAAATGACAAAGCTGCAAAGTCGCTATCAACCAGTGCTGCACTTGCGTCTTCGTAGCGTAGTGCTTGCAAGCTGGTCGAAAGGCTGTAACCCACCGGTCTTGTCTCACCCCATGTTATAGAGGTCGTCAACGTTGTTTCCGTGCGAATACCTGTGCCTGTCAGATCTTCAAAATCATCGGGAAGGACGATTTCGCCACCGTCATCAATAAAGTCCGTGGCGTCGCGCAGAAAGGCGATATCTTCGCGCCGTGATGTGAGGCTAAAATCAAACAAAGCATCAGCGCTAGTCCGCGTGTAACCCAGTCGCCCGACAATACTTTCATCGGCAAATTCGCCATCGCTGATATTCAGCGCGGTGTCCAAATCAAAAGAGAGCCGCTGTGAGCGTGTTTCTGTAACTGCGCCGAAACCCAGAGTGGTAATGCTCTCAAAGCCCTCTTCCTCAACCGTCGTTTCGAGGTCACGATCTGTGCTGCCGAGAAAGGTTTGGCCCAAGTCAAATGTGAAGTAGACACCGCCGGGCTCTGCCTCTTGCGCGAAAGCGGTAAGAGGGCAAAGGCTGGTGGCGAGAGCAAGGCTGATTATGCGTTTCATATTTATCCGCCCCCAAGCGGAAGCAAGGGGTCTGGATTCTTATTCAAACAGTTTGCGCTGAGGGATTACGATGACATCGCCATCGCGCATCCGCACAGCCCCATTGTCGCTGCTACCATCGAGAATGCTGTCATAGTTGATGGTGTAGACGTCGCTACCGCGGCGCAATTGGATGCGTTTCACGGCGGCAAAGTTCGTAAAGCCACCAAACTGGGCGATCGCCTGCATCAGGTTTGTACCCGGTTCAATCTCGACCCGGCCGACAGTCACGCCTTCGCCGACAACAAAAATCCCGATTGTGCGTGGTTCTTGCTCAGGTGCGAGCCCTTCAATGCCCACAAAGACGCTCGGCGGGCTGACAAAGCTTGCAGCAAGCCGGCTTGTCAATGCGGATTGGATTTGTGCTGTTGTAAGGCCGCTTGCGCGCACGTTCCCTGTGCCGGGCAGTGCGATCCGACCGTCGGGTGCGACAAGCACGACGCGGTTCAGGCTGGCATCCTCGGCGACTTCGATACGCAAGGTATCACCGGGTTGTACCCTGTATTCCTGCGCAAACGTGATCGTGGAAAAGAACATAAGAGTCAGGAACGACCCCAATAGGGTAACAATACGGGACATAACGCGGCCTCTTTTTACAGTACAATGATGCGGGCAACACCTTCCCGCTCTAAGCGAAAGATTAACCCAGTTCTTCCGTTTTCCCAATGTAAAAACACGCTAAATTGACGCTAAAACAGCAAATTATGCACTATTGACCCAGTTCGTGCAGTTTTGCGCGGGCAATGTCGAACTGTGGAAGGGATTGATCACCAGCAAG
This window harbors:
- a CDS encoding phosphodiester glycosidase family protein yields the protein MRWLAVALLFWALPAAAVTCEDVSYAGNSYTVCTVDAAQEDLRLFHKDADGAVIGSFGAIEALPDVGSLAFAMNAGMYHDDRSPVGHYLEGGVEVMRVIPNAGPGNFGLLPNGVLCITDTTAQVFETLTYVAKAPACRDATQSGPMLVIDGALHPRFLPDSTSRFIRNGVGTSADGTQAVFAISNTSVTFHEFGSFFKDYLALPNALYFDGKVSRLYSRAQGRSDFGFQLGPMVAVIE
- a CDS encoding NUDIX hydrolase, with amino-acid sequence MHPKLGAIAVVRHEGRFLLVQRKKEPNANTWGFPGGHVELGETARDAAVRELAEETGVTATAQGYLTNLDVITHDADGAVLFHYLLAVVVCTYENGTAIAADDALDAGWFTADEARSLPQSPNLQYVMDLCDW
- a CDS encoding LON peptidase substrate-binding domain-containing protein is translated as MTSSNDLPDIIPVFPLPGALLLPRARLPLHLFEPRYLAMLEDVLKTPTRLIGMVQPYDAPGKDGKLHSIGCSGRVTAFSETEDGRYMITMSGMSRFRIIEEVEGFTPYRRCKVSWQGFGRDLGPVERDDSFDRDAFMEALGRYLVDQGLSTDWESLGEAEDELLINSLSMLCPFAPEDKQALLEAPSLTTRRETLMTLIEFALRGGSGEEVMQ
- a CDS encoding polysaccharide biosynthesis/export family protein — its product is MSRIVTLLGSFLTLMFFSTITFAQEYRVQPGDTLRIEVAEDASLNRVVLVAPDGRIALPGTGNVRASGLTTAQIQSALTSRLAASFVSPPSVFVGIEGLAPEQEPRTIGIFVVGEGVTVGRVEIEPGTNLMQAIAQFGGFTNFAAVKRIQLRRGSDVYTINYDSILDGSSDNGAVRMRDGDVIVIPQRKLFE
- a CDS encoding Trm112 family protein codes for the protein MSGTAFDPKMLEALVCPLTQETLRYDAEKQELVSKAGKVAFPIRNGIPVMLVDEARPLET
- a CDS encoding co-chaperone YbbN — translated: MLELDANANANAPADLIKDGTDASFVKDVIEASQTVPVIVDFWAPWCGPCKTLGPAIEAAVTNAKGRVKLVKIDVDAHQAYAGQLQVQSIPTVYAFYQGKPVDGFQGALPPSEINAFVDKIAALAGDPEAEDLSAAIEAAEQMLQEGAAADAAETFAAILQEEPNNAPAYAGLVRSYLALDDIDQAEAILNGAPAEISTDPLLEAVHAQITLAREAANAGPVAELQAAVDADPDNHQARFDLATAQHANGQVEEAVTTLLELFRRDREWNDGAAKTQLFKLFDAHDAKDPIVLNGRRKLSSMIFA
- a CDS encoding GDSL-type esterase/lipase family protein; the protein is MTKTVLTFGDSNTYGMPPAHAPGEFQRFGADTRWPTVMLSDLGPEWVLIEDGLPGRTTCRADPVMGPHMDGQIGLRIALESQGPIDLLVIMLGTNDLKTHHGASVDQVVAGLAGLLGIARSEPYQLRHKGFDILLVAPALVLEQGTFRDGLLGANTKARDLPFAIAQLADHWGLPFLDAGMHIKPSPVDGLHLDAQDHITLGHAMAAKIAGL